One segment of Eriocheir sinensis breed Jianghai 21 chromosome 69, ASM2467909v1, whole genome shotgun sequence DNA contains the following:
- the LOC126988601 gene encoding melanoma-associated antigen C1-like isoform X11, producing the protein MPTTPTKALSNRCFFRFTVQRKGHTTTWVIKLPLEMPTTPTKALSNRCFFRFTVQRKGHTTTRVIKLPLEMPTTPMKALSNRCFFRFTVQRKGHTTTRVIKLPLEMPTTPTKALSNRCFFRFTVQRKGHTTTRVIQLPLEMPTTPTKALSNVCFFRFRVQRKGHTTTRVIKLPLEMPTTPTKALSNRCFFRFTVQRKGHTTTWVIKLLLEMPTTPMKALSNRCFFRFMVQRKGHTTTRVIKLPLEMPTTPMKALSNMCFFRFTVQRKGHTTTRVIKLPLEMPTTPTKALANRCFFRFMVQRKGHTTTRVIQLPLEMPTTPTKALSNRCFFRFTVQRKGHFELILNSVAHITNPPEFLVV; encoded by the exons atgcccacaactcccacgaaagccttgtcaaatag gtgtttcttcaggttcacggtacagaggaagggtcacactaccacctgggtcataaaactacccctggaaatgcctacaactcccacgaaagccttgtcaaataggtgtttcttcaggttcacggtacagaggaagggtcacactaccaccagggtcataaaactacccctggaaatgcccacaacacccatgaaagccttgtcaaataggtgtttctttaggttcacggtacagaggaagggtcacactaccaccagggtcataaaactacccctggaaatgcccacaactcccacgaaagccttgtcaaataggtgtttcttcaggttcacggtacagaggaagggtcacaccaccaccagggtcatacaactacccctggaaatgcccacaactcccacgaaagccttgtcaaatgtgtgtttctttaggttcagggtacagaggaagggtcacactaccaccagggtcataaaactacccctggaaatgcccacaactcccacgaaagccttgtcaaataggtgtttcttcaggttcacggtacagaggaagggtcacactaccacctgggtcataaaactactcctggaaatgcccacaactcccatgaaagccttgtcaaataggtgtttcttcaggttcatggtacagaggaagggtcacactaccaccagggtcataaaactacccctggaaatgcccacaactcccatgaaagccttgtcaaatatgtgtttcttcaggttcacggtacagaggaagggtcacactaccaccagggtcataaaactacccctggaaatgcccacaactcccacgaaagccttggcaaatag gtgtttctttaggttcatggtacagaggaagggtcacactaccaccagggtcatacaactacccctggaaatgcccacaactcctacgaaagccttgtcaaataggtgtttcttcaggttcacggtacagaggaagggtcatttTGAGTTAATTCTTAATAGTGTTGCACATATTACAAATCCTCCTGAGTTTCTGGTTGTTTAA
- the LOC126988601 gene encoding melanoma-associated antigen C1-like isoform X7 — translation MPTTPTKALSNRCFFRFTVQRKGHTTTRVIQLPLEMPTTPMKALSNRCFFRFTVQRKGHTTTRVIQLPLEMPTTPTKALSNRCFFRFTVQRKGHTTTWVIKLPLEMPTTPTKALSNRCFFRFTVQRKGHTTTRVIKLPLEMPTTPMKALSNRCFFRFTVQRKGHTTTRVIKLPLEMPTTPTKALSNRCFFRFTVQRKGHTTTRVIQLPLEMPTTPTKALSNVCFFRFRVQRKGHTTTRVIKLPLEMPTTPTKALSNRCFFRFTVQRKGHTTTRVIKLPLEMPTTPTKALANRCFFRFMVQRKGHTTTRVIQLPLEMPTTPTKALSNRCFFRFTVQRKGHFELILNSVAHITNPPEFLVV, via the exons atgcccacaactcccacgaaagccttgtcaaataggtgtttcttcaggttcacagtacagaggaagggtcacactaccaccagggtcatacaactacccctggaaatgcccacaactcccatgaaagccttgtcaaataggtgtttcttcaggttcacggtacagaggaagggtcacaccaccaccagggtcatacaactacccctggaaatgcccacaactcccacgaaagccttgtcaaataggtgtttcttcaggttcacggtacagaggaagggtcacactaccacctgggtcataaaactacccctggaaatgcctacaactcccacgaaagccttgtcaaataggtgtttcttcaggttcacggtacagaggaagggtcacactaccaccagggtcataaaactacccctggaaatgcccacaacacccatgaaagccttgtcaaataggtgtttctttaggttcacggtacagaggaagggtcacactaccaccagggtcataaaactacccctggaaatgcccacaactcccacgaaagccttgtcaaataggtgtttcttcaggttcacggtacagaggaagggtcacaccaccaccagggtcatacaactacccctggaaatgcccacaactcccacgaaagccttgtcaaatgtgtgtttctttaggttcagggtacagaggaagggtcacactaccaccagggtcataaaactacccctggaaatgcccacaactcccacgaaagccttgtcaaataggtgtttcttcag gttcacggtacagaggaagggtcacactaccaccagggtcataaaactacccctggaaatgcccacaactcccacgaaagccttggcaaatag gtgtttctttaggttcatggtacagaggaagggtcacactaccaccagggtcatacaactacccctggaaatgcccacaactcctacgaaagccttgtcaaataggtgtttcttcaggttcacggtacagaggaagggtcatttTGAGTTAATTCTTAATAGTGTTGCACATATTACAAATCCTCCTGAGTTTCTGGTTGTTTAA
- the LOC126988601 gene encoding melanoma-associated antigen C1-like isoform X4 gives MPTTPTKALSNRCFFRFTVQRKGHTTTRVIQLPLEMPTTPMKALSNRCFFRFTVQRKGHTTTRVIQLPLEMPTTPTKALSNRCFFRFTVQRKGHTTTWVIKLPLEMPTTPTKALSNRCFFRFTVQRKGHTTTRVIKLPLEMPTTPMKALSNRCFFRFTVQRKGHTTTRVIKLPLEMPTTPTKALSNRCFFRFTVQRKGHTTTRVIQLPLEMPTTPTKALSNVCFFRFRVQRKGHTTTRVIKLPLEMPTTPTKALSNRCFFRFMVQRKGHTTTRVIKLPLEMPTTPMKALSNMCFFRFTVQRKGHTTTRVIKLPLEMPTTPTKALANRCFFRFMVQRKGHTTTRVIQLPLEMPTTPTKALSNRCFFRFTVQRKGHFELILNSVAHITNPPEFLVV, from the exons atgcccacaactcccacgaaagccttgtcaaataggtgtttcttcaggttcacagtacagaggaagggtcacactaccaccagggtcatacaactacccctggaaatgcccacaactcccatgaaagccttgtcaaataggtgtttcttcaggttcacggtacagaggaagggtcacaccaccaccagggtcatacaactacccctggaaatgcccacaactcccacgaaagccttgtcaaataggtgtttcttcaggttcacggtacagaggaagggtcacactaccacctgggtcataaaactacccctggaaatgcctacaactcccacgaaagccttgtcaaataggtgtttcttcaggttcacggtacagaggaagggtcacactaccaccagggtcataaaactacccctggaaatgcccacaacacccatgaaagccttgtcaaataggtgtttctttaggttcacggtacagaggaagggtcacactaccaccagggtcataaaactacccctggaaatgcccacaactcccacgaaagccttgtcaaataggtgtttcttcaggttcacggtacagaggaagggtcacaccaccaccagggtcatacaactacccctggaaatgcccacaactcccacgaaagccttgtcaaatgtgtgtttctttaggttcagggtacagaggaagggtcacactaccaccagggtcataaaactacccctggaaatgcccacaactcccacgaaagccttgtcaaatag gtgtttcttcaggttcatggtacagaggaagggtcacactaccaccagggtcataaaactacccctggaaatgcccacaactcccatgaaagccttgtcaaatatgtgtttcttcaggttcacggtacagaggaagggtcacactaccaccagggtcataaaactacccctggaaatgcccacaactcccacgaaagccttggcaaatag gtgtttctttaggttcatggtacagaggaagggtcacactaccaccagggtcatacaactacccctggaaatgcccacaactcctacgaaagccttgtcaaataggtgtttcttcaggttcacggtacagaggaagggtcatttTGAGTTAATTCTTAATAGTGTTGCACATATTACAAATCCTCCTGAGTTTCTGGTTGTTTAA
- the LOC126988601 gene encoding melanoma-associated antigen C1-like isoform X3 — protein sequence MPTTPTKALSNRCFFRFTVQRKGHTTTRVIQLPLEMPTTPMKALSNRCFFRFTVQRKGHTTTRVIQLPLEMPTTPTKALSNRCFFRFTVQRKGHTTTWVIKLPLEMPTTPTKALSNRCFFRFTVQRKGHTTTRVIKLPLEMPTTPMKALSNRCFFRFTVQRKGHTTTRVIKLPLEMPTTPTKALSNRCFFRFRVQRKGHTTTRVIKLPLEMPTTPTKALSNRCFFRFTVQRKGHTTTWVIKLLLEMPTTPMKALSNRCFFRFMVQRKGHTTTRVIKLPLEMPTTPMKALSNMCFFRFTVQRKGHTTTRVIKLPLEMPTTPTKALANRCFFRFMVQRKGHTTTRVIQLPLEMPTTPTKALSNRCFFRFTVQRKGHFELILNSVAHITNPPEFLVV from the exons atgcccacaactcccacgaaagccttgtcaaataggtgtttcttcaggttcacagtacagaggaagggtcacactaccaccagggtcatacaactacccctggaaatgcccacaactcccatgaaagccttgtcaaataggtgtttcttcaggttcacggtacagaggaagggtcacaccaccaccagggtcatacaactacccctggaaatgcccacaactcccacgaaagccttgtcaaataggtgtttcttcaggttcacggtacagaggaagggtcacactaccacctgggtcataaaactacccctggaaatgcctacaactcccacgaaagccttgtcaaataggtgtttcttcaggttcacggtacagaggaagggtcacactaccaccagggtcataaaactacccctggaaatgcccacaacacccatgaaagccttgtcaaataggtgtttctttaggttcacggtacagaggaagggtcacactaccaccagggtcataaaactacccctggaaatgcccacaactcccacgaaagccttgtcaaataggtgtttcttcag gttcagggtacagaggaagggtcacactaccaccagggtcataaaactacccctggaaatgcccacaactcccacgaaagccttgtcaaataggtgtttcttcaggttcacggtacagaggaagggtcacactaccacctgggtcataaaactactcctggaaatgcccacaactcccatgaaagccttgtcaaataggtgtttcttcaggttcatggtacagaggaagggtcacactaccaccagggtcataaaactacccctggaaatgcccacaactcccatgaaagccttgtcaaatatgtgtttcttcaggttcacggtacagaggaagggtcacactaccaccagggtcataaaactacccctggaaatgcccacaactcccacgaaagccttggcaaatag gtgtttctttaggttcatggtacagaggaagggtcacactaccaccagggtcatacaactacccctggaaatgcccacaactcctacgaaagccttgtcaaataggtgtttcttcaggttcacggtacagaggaagggtcatttTGAGTTAATTCTTAATAGTGTTGCACATATTACAAATCCTCCTGAGTTTCTGGTTGTTTAA
- the LOC126988601 gene encoding melanoma-associated antigen C1-like isoform X10, translating to MPTTPTKALSNRCFFRFTVQRKGHTTTRVIQLPLEMPTTPMKALSNRCFFRFTVQRKGHTTTRVIQLPLEMPTTPTKALSNRCFFRFTVQRKGHTTTWVIKLPLEMPTTPTKALSNRCFFRFTVQRKGHTTTRVIKLPLEMPTTPMKALSNRCFFRFTVQRKGHTTTRVIKLPLEMPTTPTKALSNRCFFRFRVQRKGHTTTRVIKLPLEMPTTPTKALSNRCFFRFMVQRKGHTTTRVIKLPLEMPTTPMKALSNMCFFRFTVQRKGHTTTRVIKLPLEMPTTPTKALANRCFFRFMVQRKGHTTTRVIQLPLEMPTTPTKALSNRCFFRFTVQRKGHFELILNSVAHITNPPEFLVV from the exons atgcccacaactcccacgaaagccttgtcaaataggtgtttcttcaggttcacagtacagaggaagggtcacactaccaccagggtcatacaactacccctggaaatgcccacaactcccatgaaagccttgtcaaataggtgtttcttcaggttcacggtacagaggaagggtcacaccaccaccagggtcatacaactacccctggaaatgcccacaactcccacgaaagccttgtcaaataggtgtttcttcaggttcacggtacagaggaagggtcacactaccacctgggtcataaaactacccctggaaatgcctacaactcccacgaaagccttgtcaaataggtgtttcttcaggttcacggtacagaggaagggtcacactaccaccagggtcataaaactacccctggaaatgcccacaacacccatgaaagccttgtcaaataggtgtttctttaggttcacggtacagaggaagggtcacactaccaccagggtcataaaactacccctggaaatgcccacaactcccacgaaagccttgtcaaataggtgtttcttcag gttcagggtacagaggaagggtcacactaccaccagggtcataaaactacccctggaaatgcccacaactcccacgaaagccttgtcaaatag gtgtttcttcaggttcatggtacagaggaagggtcacactaccaccagggtcataaaactacccctggaaatgcccacaactcccatgaaagccttgtcaaatatgtgtttcttcaggttcacggtacagaggaagggtcacactaccaccagggtcataaaactacccctggaaatgcccacaactcccacgaaagccttggcaaatag gtgtttctttaggttcatggtacagaggaagggtcacactaccaccagggtcatacaactacccctggaaatgcccacaactcctacgaaagccttgtcaaataggtgtttcttcaggttcacggtacagaggaagggtcatttTGAGTTAATTCTTAATAGTGTTGCACATATTACAAATCCTCCTGAGTTTCTGGTTGTTTAA
- the LOC126988601 gene encoding melanoma-associated antigen C1-like isoform X14, with protein sequence MPTTPTKALSNRCFFRFTVQRKGHTTTRVIQLPLEMPTTPMKALSNRCFFRFTVQRKGHTTTRVIKLPLEMPTTPTKALSNRCFFRFTVQRKGHTTTRVIQLPLEMPTTPTKALSNVCFFRFRVQRKGHTTTRVIKLPLEMPTTPTKALSNRCFFRFTVQRKGHTTTWVIKLLLEMPTTPMKALSNRCFFRFMVQRKGHTTTRVIKLPLEMPTTPMKALSNMCFFRFTVQRKGHTTTRVIKLPLEMPTTPTKALANRCFFRFMVQRKGHTTTRVIQLPLEMPTTPTKALSNRCFFRFTVQRKGHFELILNSVAHITNPPEFLVV encoded by the exons atgcccacaactcccacgaaagccttgtcaaataggtgtttcttcaggttcacagtacagaggaagggtcacactaccaccagggtcatacaactacccctggaaatgcccacaactcccatgaaagccttgtcaaataggtgtttcttcag gttcacggtacagaggaagggtcacactaccaccagggtcataaaactacccctggaaatgcccacaactcccacgaaagccttgtcaaataggtgtttcttcaggttcacggtacagaggaagggtcacaccaccaccagggtcatacaactacccctggaaatgcccacaactcccacgaaagccttgtcaaatgtgtgtttctttaggttcagggtacagaggaagggtcacactaccaccagggtcataaaactacccctggaaatgcccacaactcccacgaaagccttgtcaaataggtgtttcttcaggttcacggtacagaggaagggtcacactaccacctgggtcataaaactactcctggaaatgcccacaactcccatgaaagccttgtcaaataggtgtttcttcaggttcatggtacagaggaagggtcacactaccaccagggtcataaaactacccctggaaatgcccacaactcccatgaaagccttgtcaaatatgtgtttcttcaggttcacggtacagaggaagggtcacactaccaccagggtcataaaactacccctggaaatgcccacaactcccacgaaagccttggcaaatag gtgtttctttaggttcatggtacagaggaagggtcacactaccaccagggtcatacaactacccctggaaatgcccacaactcctacgaaagccttgtcaaataggtgtttcttcaggttcacggtacagaggaagggtcatttTGAGTTAATTCTTAATAGTGTTGCACATATTACAAATCCTCCTGAGTTTCTGGTTGTTTAA
- the LOC126988601 gene encoding melanoma-associated antigen C1-like isoform X2 — MPTTPTKALSNRCFFRFTVQRKGHTTTRVIQLPLEMPTTPMKALSNRCFFRFTVQRKGHTTTRVIQLPLEMPTTPTKALSNRCFFRFTVQRKGHTTTWVIKLPLEMPTTPTKALSNRCFFRFTVQRKGHTTTRVIKLPLEMPTTPTKALSNRCFFRFTVQRKGHTTTRVIQLPLEMPTTPTKALSNVCFFRFRVQRKGHTTTRVIKLPLEMPTTPTKALSNRCFFRFTVQRKGHTTTWVIKLLLEMPTTPMKALSNRCFFRFMVQRKGHTTTRVIKLPLEMPTTPMKALSNMCFFRFTVQRKGHTTTRVIKLPLEMPTTPTKALANRCFFRFMVQRKGHTTTRVIQLPLEMPTTPTKALSNRCFFRFTVQRKGHFELILNSVAHITNPPEFLVV; from the exons atgcccacaactcccacgaaagccttgtcaaataggtgtttcttcaggttcacagtacagaggaagggtcacactaccaccagggtcatacaactacccctggaaatgcccacaactcccatgaaagccttgtcaaataggtgtttcttcaggttcacggtacagaggaagggtcacaccaccaccagggtcatacaactacccctggaaatgcccacaactcccacgaaagccttgtcaaataggtgtttcttcaggttcacggtacagaggaagggtcacactaccacctgggtcataaaactacccctggaaatgcctacaactcccacgaaagccttgtcaaataggtgtttcttcag gttcacggtacagaggaagggtcacactaccaccagggtcataaaactacccctggaaatgcccacaactcccacgaaagccttgtcaaataggtgtttcttcaggttcacggtacagaggaagggtcacaccaccaccagggtcatacaactacccctggaaatgcccacaactcccacgaaagccttgtcaaatgtgtgtttctttaggttcagggtacagaggaagggtcacactaccaccagggtcataaaactacccctggaaatgcccacaactcccacgaaagccttgtcaaataggtgtttcttcaggttcacggtacagaggaagggtcacactaccacctgggtcataaaactactcctggaaatgcccacaactcccatgaaagccttgtcaaataggtgtttcttcaggttcatggtacagaggaagggtcacactaccaccagggtcataaaactacccctggaaatgcccacaactcccatgaaagccttgtcaaatatgtgtttcttcaggttcacggtacagaggaagggtcacactaccaccagggtcataaaactacccctggaaatgcccacaactcccacgaaagccttggcaaatag gtgtttctttaggttcatggtacagaggaagggtcacactaccaccagggtcatacaactacccctggaaatgcccacaactcctacgaaagccttgtcaaataggtgtttcttcaggttcacggtacagaggaagggtcatttTGAGTTAATTCTTAATAGTGTTGCACATATTACAAATCCTCCTGAGTTTCTGGTTGTTTAA
- the LOC126988601 gene encoding melanoma-associated antigen C1-like isoform X5, whose protein sequence is MPTTPTKALSNRCFFRFTVQRKGHTTTRVIQLPLEMPTTPTKALSNRCFFRFTVQRKGHTTTWVIKLPLEMPTTPTKALSNRCFFRFTVQRKGHTTTRVIKLPLEMPTTPMKALSNRCFFRFTVQRKGHTTTRVIKLPLEMPTTPTKALSNRCFFRFTVQRKGHTTTRVIQLPLEMPTTPTKALSNVCFFRFRVQRKGHTTTRVIKLPLEMPTTPTKALSNRCFFRFTVQRKGHTTTWVIKLLLEMPTTPMKALSNRCFFRFMVQRKGHTTTRVIKLPLEMPTTPMKALSNMCFFRFTVQRKGHTTTRVIKLPLEMPTTPTKALANRCFFRFMVQRKGHTTTRVIQLPLEMPTTPTKALSNRCFFRFTVQRKGHFELILNSVAHITNPPEFLVV, encoded by the exons atgcccacaactcccacgaaagccttgtcaaatag gtgtttcttcaggttcacggtacagaggaagggtcacaccaccaccagggtcatacaactacccctggaaatgcccacaactcccacgaaagccttgtcaaataggtgtttcttcaggttcacggtacagaggaagggtcacactaccacctgggtcataaaactacccctggaaatgcctacaactcccacgaaagccttgtcaaataggtgtttcttcaggttcacggtacagaggaagggtcacactaccaccagggtcataaaactacccctggaaatgcccacaacacccatgaaagccttgtcaaataggtgtttctttaggttcacggtacagaggaagggtcacactaccaccagggtcataaaactacccctggaaatgcccacaactcccacgaaagccttgtcaaataggtgtttcttcaggttcacggtacagaggaagggtcacaccaccaccagggtcatacaactacccctggaaatgcccacaactcccacgaaagccttgtcaaatgtgtgtttctttaggttcagggtacagaggaagggtcacactaccaccagggtcataaaactacccctggaaatgcccacaactcccacgaaagccttgtcaaataggtgtttcttcaggttcacggtacagaggaagggtcacactaccacctgggtcataaaactactcctggaaatgcccacaactcccatgaaagccttgtcaaataggtgtttcttcaggttcatggtacagaggaagggtcacactaccaccagggtcataaaactacccctggaaatgcccacaactcccatgaaagccttgtcaaatatgtgtttcttcaggttcacggtacagaggaagggtcacactaccaccagggtcataaaactacccctggaaatgcccacaactcccacgaaagccttggcaaatag gtgtttctttaggttcatggtacagaggaagggtcacactaccaccagggtcatacaactacccctggaaatgcccacaactcctacgaaagccttgtcaaataggtgtttcttcaggttcacggtacagaggaagggtcatttTGAGTTAATTCTTAATAGTGTTGCACATATTACAAATCCTCCTGAGTTTCTGGTTGTTTAA
- the LOC126988601 gene encoding melanoma-associated antigen C1-like isoform X12, whose protein sequence is MPTTPTKALSNRCFFRFTVQRKGHTTTRVIKLPLEMPTTPMKALSNRCFFRFTVQRKGHTTTRVIKLPLEMPTTPTKALSNRCFFRFTVQRKGHTTTRVIQLPLEMPTTPTKALSNVCFFRFRVQRKGHTTTRVIKLPLEMPTTPTKALSNRCFFRFTVQRKGHTTTWVIKLLLEMPTTPMKALSNRCFFRFMVQRKGHTTTRVIKLPLEMPTTPMKALSNMCFFRFTVQRKGHTTTRVIKLPLEMPTTPTKALANRCFFRFMVQRKGHTTTRVIQLPLEMPTTPTKALSNRCFFRFTVQRKGHFELILNSVAHITNPPEFLVV, encoded by the exons atgcccacaactcccacgaaagccttgtcaaatag gtgtttcttcaggttcacggtacagaggaagggtcacactaccaccagggtcataaaactacccctggaaatgcccacaacacccatgaaagccttgtcaaataggtgtttctttaggttcacggtacagaggaagggtcacactaccaccagggtcataaaactacccctggaaatgcccacaactcccacgaaagccttgtcaaataggtgtttcttcaggttcacggtacagaggaagggtcacaccaccaccagggtcatacaactacccctggaaatgcccacaactcccacgaaagccttgtcaaatgtgtgtttctttaggttcagggtacagaggaagggtcacactaccaccagggtcataaaactacccctggaaatgcccacaactcccacgaaagccttgtcaaataggtgtttcttcaggttcacggtacagaggaagggtcacactaccacctgggtcataaaactactcctggaaatgcccacaactcccatgaaagccttgtcaaataggtgtttcttcaggttcatggtacagaggaagggtcacactaccaccagggtcataaaactacccctggaaatgcccacaactcccatgaaagccttgtcaaatatgtgtttcttcaggttcacggtacagaggaagggtcacactaccaccagggtcataaaactacccctggaaatgcccacaactcccacgaaagccttggcaaatag gtgtttctttaggttcatggtacagaggaagggtcacactaccaccagggtcatacaactacccctggaaatgcccacaactcctacgaaagccttgtcaaataggtgtttcttcaggttcacggtacagaggaagggtcatttTGAGTTAATTCTTAATAGTGTTGCACATATTACAAATCCTCCTGAGTTTCTGGTTGTTTAA